From Methanomassiliicoccales archaeon LGM-RCC1, one genomic window encodes:
- a CDS encoding NCS2 family permease: protein MSELSVKIDNFFHITERGSDLKTEIKGGVITFLAMFYILAVNPSILAPAAGEELFGQLVTATALASCVSCILMGLYARFPIALAPGMGINAFVSYTVVLSMGFSYPQALLIVLISGIAFFILTVSGLRMKILQAIPMVMKLAITAGIGFFIVVVGLFNAGIIIHATGSALELGDLSAPGTLLALACIVITMFFWARNSWGAVLIGIIATIIIGFVGGALFGWDTVVNGAQLIPGVGTAAITDLISMPDFGLFGVVFDIGSIEGTMWSAFIVSIISLLIIDMFDTTGTIVGVSRSAGIMDEDGEIKGNEKALEVDAVATVFGAVAGTSTTTSFIESSTGIAAGARTGLMAVVVGLLFMAMLFFVPAFAIITPACTVGALFLVGLAMITALREIEWNDYTTIATVFVTLFMMGLSGSITNGIALGTFAYIICMVAEGKWRDISLVLWAFEIIFLVHFILLYEFTP, encoded by the coding sequence ATGTCCGAGCTGTCGGTCAAGATAGACAATTTCTTCCACATAACCGAGAGGGGCTCGGACTTGAAGACCGAGATCAAGGGAGGAGTCATAACCTTCCTTGCGATGTTCTACATCCTCGCGGTCAACCCGAGTATTCTGGCTCCGGCTGCGGGAGAAGAACTGTTCGGCCAGCTTGTAACCGCCACGGCACTGGCCTCATGCGTCTCATGTATACTCATGGGGCTGTATGCGAGATTCCCGATAGCTTTGGCCCCCGGAATGGGTATCAACGCATTCGTCTCGTACACAGTCGTCCTGAGCATGGGATTCAGCTATCCCCAGGCATTGCTCATTGTCCTCATCTCCGGTATCGCCTTCTTCATCCTGACGGTCAGCGGTCTTAGAATGAAGATCCTTCAGGCCATACCGATGGTGATGAAACTGGCGATCACCGCAGGTATAGGATTCTTCATCGTGGTCGTCGGACTGTTTAACGCAGGAATTATCATTCATGCGACCGGTTCCGCTCTGGAGCTCGGCGACCTATCTGCACCCGGTACGCTTCTCGCCTTGGCCTGCATCGTCATAACGATGTTCTTCTGGGCCAGGAATAGCTGGGGAGCCGTCCTGATCGGTATCATAGCGACCATCATCATCGGATTTGTCGGAGGGGCCCTGTTCGGTTGGGATACGGTCGTCAACGGGGCGCAGCTCATCCCAGGAGTGGGAACGGCCGCTATAACGGATCTCATCAGTATGCCTGATTTCGGGTTGTTCGGTGTCGTGTTCGATATAGGGTCGATCGAGGGCACGATGTGGTCGGCGTTCATAGTATCCATCATATCTCTGCTGATCATCGATATGTTCGATACTACGGGGACCATAGTCGGGGTCTCGCGTTCCGCCGGCATCATGGACGAGGACGGGGAGATCAAGGGCAACGAGAAGGCCCTGGAGGTCGACGCGGTAGCGACCGTCTTCGGTGCCGTCGCAGGTACTTCCACCACCACTTCTTTCATCGAGTCAAGCACCGGTATAGCCGCTGGGGCCAGGACGGGACTGATGGCGGTCGTTGTAGGACTGTTGTTCATGGCCATGCTGTTCTTCGTACCGGCATTCGCCATAATCACGCCGGCATGTACGGTGGGTGCGTTGTTCCTCGTGGGTTTGGCCATGATCACCGCCCTGAGGGAGATAGAATGGAACGATTACACCACCATCGCAACGGTGTTCGTCACGCTGTTCATGATGGGCTTGTCGGGATCGATAACCAATGGAATCGCTCTGGGAACGTTCGCTTACATCATCTGCATGGTGGCAGAGGGCAAATGGAGAGACATCTCACTGGTCCTGTGGGCATTCGAGATAATATTCCTGGTGCACTTCATTCTCCTTTACGAGTTCACACCCTGA
- a CDS encoding DUF1634 domain-containing protein, protein MNMNKAIAWTLRIGIVLGLILIVIGEFMTEGNPFLYYGVLILITSPMFAVVTAFIGLILEKDWKWAAVAGVVVAIVVSGAFLAMM, encoded by the coding sequence GTGAACATGAACAAGGCGATAGCATGGACCCTCCGCATCGGAATCGTATTGGGACTGATCCTGATCGTTATAGGGGAGTTCATGACGGAAGGCAACCCTTTCCTTTACTACGGAGTACTAATCCTGATAACGTCCCCGATGTTCGCAGTTGTGACTGCATTCATAGGCCTTATCCTCGAGAAGGATTGGAAATGGGCTGCCGTGGCAGGCGTCGTTGTGGCGATTGTTGTCTCTGGTGCATTCCTGGCCATGATGTGA
- a CDS encoding sulfite exporter TauE/SafE family protein, with amino-acid sequence MEILILLGLIALGAGAGVMGALFGLGGGVIFVPVLMLAFGMAPAEAAAVSLVGIVAGSVGASSVFVEKGLANIRLGLMLEVTTTIGAVAGALIAGYLQEWLLSLIFCAVMIYSGVRMILSPERVVEPNGEGGKMCFEYKDEASGECISYHVQNAGTGSLACVFAGMMSSMTGVGGGAIKVPVMNLIMHVPMKAASSTSSYMIGITAFSGAITYFFSGQLDLTFAGGVAIGAFIGALLGTYLARKLDTKYIRRYFSVVLFFMATLVLLRVGGIL; translated from the coding sequence ATGGAGATCCTCATCCTTTTGGGACTGATAGCCCTCGGAGCGGGAGCCGGCGTCATGGGTGCGCTCTTCGGATTGGGGGGGGGAGTGATATTCGTCCCCGTTCTGATGCTCGCATTCGGTATGGCGCCCGCCGAAGCGGCTGCCGTCAGCCTTGTGGGGATCGTGGCAGGGTCCGTTGGAGCGTCAAGCGTATTCGTGGAGAAAGGGCTGGCCAACATCCGTCTCGGATTGATGCTCGAGGTGACCACCACCATAGGTGCCGTGGCCGGAGCTTTGATCGCGGGATATCTGCAGGAATGGCTGCTGAGCCTGATCTTCTGCGCCGTGATGATCTACAGTGGTGTCAGGATGATACTCAGTCCAGAGAGGGTCGTGGAACCCAACGGGGAAGGGGGCAAGATGTGCTTCGAATACAAGGACGAGGCCAGCGGCGAGTGCATCTCGTATCATGTGCAAAACGCCGGCACAGGCAGTTTGGCATGTGTGTTCGCGGGAATGATGTCCTCCATGACTGGAGTCGGAGGGGGAGCCATCAAGGTCCCCGTGATGAATCTGATAATGCACGTCCCCATGAAAGCAGCCAGTTCAACGAGCAGCTACATGATCGGGATCACCGCGTTCTCCGGCGCCATAACCTACTTCTTCAGCGGTCAACTCGACCTGACCTTCGCGGGAGGCGTGGCCATAGGTGCATTCATAGGTGCATTGTTGGGAACGTACCTGGCGAGGAAGCTGGACACCAAATACATCAGGAGATACTTCTCGGTGGTCCTATTCTTTATGGCCACTCTCGTACTTCTGCGTGTGGGAGGGATACTGTGA
- a CDS encoding THUMP domain-containing protein translates to MAILLVRYAEIGLKSTPVRKRFESTLKDNMLNMLMEDGVEALVTNKGARFYIEATDIDAAVRSARKVFGIASISIAEECSSKMEDMCRTGAEYSLSRLSEGQSFAVKARREGTQGYTSLDMGREIGSAIFLANEDKGIKVDLTDPDVVFFVEARDNRAFIFQDYIRCHAGLPVGTQGKVIADIDGSERSIVSAWLMMKRGCRVMIRGDGDFSPLKQYDTYLRKFNPEKDDEKKILGIVMGTDLKDLEGVDVSQYELPVFFPTIGMTDEEVHVFFETIIKGL, encoded by the coding sequence GTGGCCATATTACTCGTTAGATACGCTGAGATCGGGTTGAAGAGCACACCTGTCCGCAAGAGGTTCGAGAGCACGCTGAAGGATAACATGCTCAACATGCTCATGGAGGACGGGGTCGAGGCACTGGTCACCAACAAGGGTGCGAGATTCTACATAGAGGCCACAGATATCGATGCCGCGGTGAGATCCGCCAGGAAGGTCTTCGGAATCGCCTCCATATCCATTGCAGAAGAGTGCTCCTCCAAGATGGAGGACATGTGCCGCACCGGTGCGGAATATTCCCTGTCAAGGCTGTCCGAGGGGCAGTCCTTCGCTGTCAAGGCACGCAGGGAGGGAACACAGGGATACACAAGCCTCGACATGGGCAGGGAGATAGGCTCCGCCATATTCCTCGCCAATGAGGACAAGGGTATCAAGGTCGATCTCACGGATCCCGACGTGGTGTTCTTCGTGGAGGCCCGCGACAACCGCGCGTTCATCTTCCAGGATTACATCAGATGCCACGCGGGACTCCCGGTGGGGACGCAGGGCAAGGTCATCGCAGACATCGACGGTTCTGAGAGGAGCATCGTGTCCGCGTGGCTGATGATGAAGCGTGGATGCAGGGTCATGATCAGAGGCGACGGGGACTTCTCTCCCCTGAAGCAGTACGATACCTACCTGAGGAAGTTCAATCCAGAGAAGGACGACGAGAAGAAGATCCTTGGAATCGTCATGGGGACCGACCTCAAGGACCTGGAGGGCGTGGATGTCAGTCAGTATGAGCTACCTGTATTCTTCCCGACCATCGGAATGACCGACGAAGAAGTCCATGTTTTTTTCGAGACCATAATCAAAGGCCTCTGA
- a CDS encoding 50S ribosomal protein L15e, with translation MSEETQETRPVNGKSMYSYIADAWDVPEKSYVKALNYERRIKWRKEENFVRVDKPTRLDRARALGYKAKQGYVIVRARVRKGSFRKRAIVTGRRAKRKGINQIITGKSIQRMAEERTAKRYPNLEVLNSYWVGADGQQEWYEVILVDPAHPVIKADPKINWICEKTHTNRVYRGKTSAGQKGRGMRHTGKGAEKARPSVKANQRRIK, from the coding sequence ATGAGCGAAGAGACTCAGGAAACACGCCCGGTCAACGGGAAGAGCATGTACAGCTACATCGCTGATGCATGGGACGTACCCGAGAAATCATACGTCAAGGCATTGAACTACGAGCGCCGCATCAAGTGGAGGAAGGAAGAGAACTTCGTCCGCGTCGACAAGCCAACCCGTCTGGACAGGGCCAGAGCACTCGGATACAAGGCCAAGCAGGGATACGTCATCGTAAGGGCGAGGGTCAGGAAGGGATCCTTCCGCAAGAGGGCCATCGTCACAGGTAGGAGAGCAAAGAGGAAGGGAATCAACCAGATCATCACCGGCAAGAGCATCCAGAGGATGGCCGAGGAGAGGACTGCGAAGAGATACCCCAACCTCGAGGTTCTGAACTCCTACTGGGTAGGTGCAGACGGACAGCAGGAGTGGTATGAGGTCATCCTCGTCGATCCCGCACACCCCGTCATCAAGGCCGACCCCAAGATCAACTGGATCTGCGAGAAGACACACACCAACCGTGTCTACCGCGGAAAGACCTCCGCCGGACAGAAGGGACGTGGAATGAGGCACACCGGAAAGGGTGCTGAGAAGGCCAGACCCTCGGTCAAGGCGAACCAGAGAAGAATCAAGTGA
- the larE gene encoding ATP-dependent sacrificial sulfur transferase LarE, whose translation MSSNVPESLQKVLSDVKRPAMAFSGGVDSTYVLYACGELGLDVIHYFVKGAFQTEREMRRATELASSLGFDLSVIHFDVMSRDEILENTEERCYLCKKMIMNLISEEAKGDGREVILDGTNASDDIGERPGMRVLGELGIRSPLKEAGLSKQDIRELSKKAGLPTWDMPSDSCLATRIPHGTAITRELLIRTEDAEADIRELGFRDFRVRTIGDGALLETEMEQSDLLDKKRHKVEKTLLKYYDSVSYGIRRSQL comes from the coding sequence ATGTCCTCCAACGTGCCCGAGAGTCTCCAGAAGGTCCTTTCCGACGTCAAGCGTCCGGCCATGGCTTTCTCAGGGGGCGTCGATTCCACATACGTCCTCTACGCATGCGGGGAGCTGGGATTGGACGTCATACACTACTTCGTCAAGGGGGCATTCCAGACCGAGAGGGAGATGAGGAGGGCGACGGAACTGGCATCCTCGTTGGGATTCGATCTGAGCGTCATCCATTTCGACGTGATGTCCAGGGACGAGATCCTGGAGAACACGGAGGAGCGTTGCTACCTCTGCAAGAAGATGATCATGAATCTGATATCCGAGGAGGCCAAGGGGGACGGTCGGGAGGTCATCCTCGACGGGACCAACGCATCGGATGATATCGGCGAGAGACCGGGAATGAGGGTCCTGGGGGAACTGGGCATAAGGTCCCCGCTGAAGGAGGCCGGGCTCTCCAAGCAGGACATCAGGGAACTTTCCAAGAAGGCGGGACTCCCTACATGGGACATGCCGTCCGATTCATGTCTGGCCACGCGTATACCGCACGGTACCGCCATCACCCGCGAGCTTCTGATCCGTACCGAGGATGCCGAGGCGGACATCAGGGAGCTGGGCTTCAGGGACTTCAGGGTCCGTACCATAGGGGATGGAGCCTTGTTGGAGACGGAGATGGAACAGAGCGACCTGCTGGACAAGAAGCGCCACAAGGTCGAGAAGACTCTTCTGAAGTACTACGATTCCGTCTCATACGGAATAAGGAGGTCGCAGCTATGA
- the larB gene encoding nickel pincer cofactor biosynthesis protein LarB produces MNPKEILEAVRDGSMSVDDAERMLRSRPFVDLGFAKVDTQRRSRQGASEVIYGASKTPEQCVKIASTLLENGSECVMVTRCGKEVHDLAESSGLESYYHQDARICILGRVPDAERESYVCVVCAGTSDIPVAEEAAVTAEILGCKVKRLYDAGVAGIHRLLSDADTIMGATAVVVAAGMEGALPSVVGGLVSVPVIAVPTSVGYGASFEGLTALLAMMNSCASTVSVVNIDNGFGAGYIASLIDRKG; encoded by the coding sequence ATGAATCCGAAGGAGATCCTGGAGGCCGTCAGGGACGGCAGCATGTCAGTCGATGATGCAGAGCGCATGCTGCGCTCCAGACCGTTCGTCGATCTTGGGTTCGCAAAGGTGGACACACAGAGGAGGTCCAGACAGGGTGCTTCGGAGGTCATCTACGGCGCCAGCAAGACTCCGGAGCAGTGCGTCAAGATCGCCTCCACTCTGCTTGAGAACGGGTCGGAATGCGTAATGGTCACCCGCTGCGGGAAGGAGGTCCACGACCTCGCGGAATCATCCGGATTGGAATCATACTATCATCAGGACGCAAGGATCTGCATCTTGGGAAGGGTTCCCGATGCAGAGAGGGAATCATACGTCTGCGTGGTCTGCGCAGGCACCAGCGACATACCTGTCGCCGAGGAGGCGGCGGTTACCGCCGAGATCCTCGGATGCAAGGTGAAGCGCCTGTACGATGCCGGTGTGGCGGGTATACACCGTCTGCTCTCCGATGCGGATACCATCATGGGGGCCACCGCTGTAGTTGTGGCCGCAGGCATGGAGGGAGCTCTCCCGAGTGTCGTCGGAGGATTGGTTAGCGTACCGGTCATCGCAGTTCCGACATCGGTGGGATACGGGGCATCCTTCGAAGGATTGACAGCATTGCTGGCTATGATGAATTCCTGTGCATCAACGGTCAGCGTCGTGAACATAGACAACGGCTTCGGTGCGGGCTATATCGCATCATTGATCGACAGGAAGGGATGA
- the larC gene encoding nickel pincer cofactor biosynthesis protein LarC translates to MKMKVLYLECNAGVSGDMLLGALSNLLEDPKEFEKMIASAGIPDVEAIVEKGEKSHISGTRAKIIAAGQEEGDFHDHHIQHRTLQDVLDIIKGLNVSDWVKEHATAIYKDMAEAESKVHGESVAEIHFHEVGMLDAIADIVGSCMLMERLAPEYIVSSELRTGYGNVECAHGLLPIPAPATALLLRGVPSYAGDLEGEFTTPTGAAIIRHFAEDYGQRPKMVIDEIGVGLGRKDFSIPNIIRAFIGESDNKLFEIYEINCNIDDMTPEDLGSMIDMLLEQGALDATISQTIMKKGRPGQRLTCLCRQDDKERLAKLILENTSTIGLRIWKAERFEMASHMEVCHTQYGDIRVKVSEGYGIRKWKPEHDDLLKAAEAHGVTVRDVRAGIRFDPDQ, encoded by the coding sequence ATGAAGATGAAGGTGCTCTATCTAGAATGCAATGCTGGGGTATCGGGCGACATGCTGCTCGGAGCCCTATCCAATCTTCTCGAGGATCCCAAGGAGTTTGAGAAGATGATCGCATCGGCAGGCATCCCCGACGTGGAGGCGATAGTGGAGAAGGGCGAGAAATCGCACATCTCCGGTACAAGGGCGAAGATCATCGCTGCCGGACAGGAGGAAGGCGACTTCCACGACCATCACATTCAACATAGGACATTGCAGGATGTCCTGGACATCATCAAAGGGCTGAACGTCTCCGATTGGGTGAAGGAGCATGCCACTGCCATCTACAAGGATATGGCCGAGGCAGAATCAAAGGTTCACGGCGAATCCGTCGCCGAGATCCATTTCCACGAAGTAGGCATGTTAGATGCCATAGCGGACATAGTCGGTAGCTGCATGTTGATGGAGAGGTTGGCGCCAGAATATATCGTATCATCCGAACTCCGCACAGGATACGGTAACGTGGAATGCGCTCACGGACTTCTTCCGATCCCGGCACCGGCTACGGCCTTGCTTCTCAGAGGAGTCCCTTCATACGCAGGGGATCTGGAGGGGGAGTTCACAACACCTACCGGCGCAGCCATTATCAGGCATTTCGCAGAGGATTACGGCCAGCGCCCCAAGATGGTAATCGACGAAATTGGAGTGGGCTTAGGCCGTAAGGACTTCAGCATACCAAATATTATAAGAGCCTTCATCGGGGAATCGGATAACAAATTATTCGAAATCTATGAGATAAACTGTAACATCGACGATATGACCCCTGAGGATTTGGGTAGCATGATCGACATGCTTCTGGAGCAGGGGGCTCTCGATGCCACCATCTCTCAGACGATAATGAAGAAGGGAAGGCCGGGACAGAGGCTCACCTGCCTTTGCCGTCAGGATGATAAGGAGAGGTTAGCTAAGCTCATCCTCGAGAACACATCCACCATCGGTCTCAGGATCTGGAAAGCGGAGAGGTTCGAGATGGCATCGCATATGGAGGTCTGCCATACGCAGTATGGCGATATTCGCGTGAAGGTGTCCGAAGGCTACGGTATAAGGAAATGGAAGCCAGAGCACGACGATCTCCTGAAGGCCGCTGAAGCCCATGGAGTGACCGTCAGGGATGTCAGGGCAGGAATACGTTTCGATCCTGACCAGTGA
- a CDS encoding iron ABC transporter permease, with product MEEKVSDSREEIKRQSKRRIAYVAIVTIMTFGLMSWSVTISSTNITPVQVYEVIINQFFPGTFDVPYRTSHIVMNTYLPRVLMGLFAGATLAIGGAITQTILRNSLATPYTLGVSSSAAFGASLSILFGFTAVAGRYGTILNAFAFSLVPAMLILFASSRRNMSPASMVLIGVAISYVFSACTTLSQYFGDAEATKAAMFWTVGDLNSVLLEFIPYVAITMVLTLIVTMYMTKDMDALRMGDDTALSLGVNVHRTRIILMILACLSTAIIVSFVGAIGFICLLAPHISRLIGGGNLRFLIPASAITGALLLTVADIISKDLVNPIMLPVGAITAVIGGPVLVYLLYRSRNSVF from the coding sequence ATGGAAGAGAAAGTGAGCGATTCCAGGGAAGAGATCAAACGTCAGAGTAAACGCAGGATCGCATACGTCGCCATCGTGACCATCATGACCTTTGGACTCATGTCGTGGTCGGTCACAATCAGCTCCACGAATATCACTCCCGTCCAGGTTTACGAGGTCATCATCAACCAATTCTTCCCGGGAACCTTTGATGTCCCCTACCGTACCAGCCACATCGTCATGAACACCTACCTACCAAGAGTGCTCATGGGACTCTTCGCAGGTGCCACCCTGGCCATAGGCGGAGCGATCACTCAGACCATATTGAGGAACAGCCTTGCAACACCATACACGCTCGGAGTGTCTTCAAGCGCTGCGTTCGGAGCATCGCTCTCCATCCTGTTCGGATTCACTGCCGTCGCCGGAAGATACGGCACCATCCTGAATGCGTTCGCATTCTCACTGGTTCCCGCGATGCTGATCCTGTTCGCCTCTTCGAGAAGGAACATGTCCCCTGCATCGATGGTCTTGATCGGAGTCGCCATATCATACGTGTTCAGCGCCTGTACTACGCTTTCTCAGTACTTCGGTGATGCGGAAGCCACCAAAGCTGCCATGTTCTGGACTGTCGGTGACCTGAACAGCGTTCTCCTAGAATTCATCCCGTACGTAGCGATAACCATGGTTCTCACGCTGATTGTGACCATGTACATGACTAAGGATATGGATGCATTACGTATGGGAGATGACACCGCACTTTCCTTGGGAGTCAACGTTCACAGAACGAGGATCATCCTGATGATCCTGGCCTGTCTATCCACTGCCATTATCGTCAGTTTCGTCGGAGCCATCGGATTCATCTGCCTGCTGGCGCCTCACATCTCCAGACTGATAGGAGGAGGCAATCTCAGATTCCTGATCCCTGCATCTGCTATTACTGGAGCACTCCTGCTGACGGTGGCCGACATAATATCGAAGGATCTGGTGAATCCCATCATGCTCCCAGTCGGTGCAATAACCGCCGTGATCGGCGGACCCGTTCTGGTATACCTGTTATACAGGAGCCGCAACTCGGTGTTCTGA
- a CDS encoding class I SAM-dependent methyltransferase gives MSKDWNSVWNHEVSSTSRKNLDKEGFWDDRVESVRKNSIFAEMTEWQLSLISAEKDDICLDIGCGTGRLALPLAKTCKRVTAIDGSQPMLEALRAEAQSCGISNIDIVRSTWQAFSPDSNYAVAFASFSIFMEDIHKHLQRMADCSERGVVFASNDLRIPIAAQQAIFNDIVSKHTDIEMIHNICEELGLEPEFETKTFSRPVPDETEEQTAIRLAEVFDIDADNPDLLSYIRSDYRKEQRDKVNVGAVRWKRK, from the coding sequence ATGTCGAAAGATTGGAACAGCGTGTGGAACCACGAGGTCTCGTCCACATCCAGGAAGAATCTTGATAAGGAAGGTTTCTGGGATGACAGGGTCGAATCGGTCCGCAAGAACTCCATATTCGCCGAGATGACGGAATGGCAGCTTTCGCTAATCTCCGCAGAAAAAGACGACATCTGTCTGGACATCGGATGCGGCACCGGACGTCTGGCCTTACCGCTGGCAAAGACCTGCAAAAGAGTAACAGCCATCGACGGATCCCAACCCATGCTAGAAGCTCTCAGAGCAGAGGCTCAGAGCTGCGGAATATCCAACATCGACATCGTGCGCAGCACATGGCAGGCATTCTCACCTGACTCAAACTATGCTGTCGCATTCGCTTCGTTCTCCATATTCATGGAGGATATACACAAGCATCTTCAAAGAATGGCAGACTGCTCAGAACGCGGGGTCGTATTCGCATCCAACGATCTGCGGATCCCTATCGCAGCCCAACAGGCCATTTTCAACGACATTGTTAGCAAACATACGGATATCGAGATGATCCACAACATATGCGAGGAACTTGGACTAGAACCGGAATTCGAGACCAAAACCTTCAGTCGCCCGGTACCGGACGAGACCGAAGAACAGACAGCGATCAGGCTCGCTGAGGTCTTCGACATCGATGCCGACAATCCAGATCTCCTCAGCTACATCCGTTCGGACTACCGCAAGGAGCAGAGGGACAAAGTAAACGTGGGGGCAGTGAGATGGAAGAGAAAGTGA
- a CDS encoding dockerin type I domain-containing protein: protein MNSKLIVIIVAAIVVIGGVAAYLIMSGAFGKKDVGGYGLEVFGNVDGDNDVDEKDAKLLQDYIDAKEKGTTVPKITTEFADVNNDSKIDSKDVECIKKIASGKATEIRFLDGNGKDMTVSTDISRIGAEYFCNTELCMILGVIDKVVAVDYAPYQLKDFYFQNEAQRDAVLNMHSMNTPDYDLINSYELDILFSFSYDPDLIYTKQTKLVDCDVVYLGLYTPDLIAAENSSYVHGILKAGYILNKVDRAEAYVDWILGQLNYLMDKTKNIAEEDKPHVIMTNYQNSYLSDDARTNMTLYNKNDPQGQAVIVAGGHNVLQDISESGYSEKGKYSLAVQYDAVFNDDPAVYVDYIFCHTVEYTYAGTAMSGVSHGYCTNDYSDFEVAWTYANNKEMVKAELDGPDYLHIDSGDLRNGCSGGVLLAAYIAKIINPDIFSDLNPYKLHNSYVKEWLGVSGYDVTEDAVVIYKQL from the coding sequence ATGAACTCTAAGCTCATCGTAATCATCGTGGCCGCGATCGTGGTCATCGGTGGAGTCGCCGCTTACCTCATAATGAGCGGTGCCTTCGGCAAGAAAGACGTTGGAGGATACGGATTGGAAGTATTCGGAAACGTCGACGGAGACAACGATGTGGACGAGAAGGACGCCAAGCTCCTTCAGGATTACATCGATGCAAAAGAAAAGGGAACAACTGTCCCTAAGATCACAACCGAGTTTGCGGATGTGAACAACGATTCGAAGATCGACAGTAAGGATGTAGAATGCATCAAGAAGATCGCATCTGGAAAGGCAACGGAGATACGCTTCCTCGACGGAAACGGAAAGGACATGACTGTATCAACCGACATCAGCCGTATCGGTGCTGAATATTTCTGTAACACTGAACTGTGTATGATCCTCGGAGTCATTGATAAGGTTGTGGCGGTGGATTACGCTCCCTACCAGCTGAAGGACTTCTACTTCCAGAACGAGGCCCAGAGGGACGCAGTTTTGAATATGCATTCGATGAACACCCCTGACTACGACTTGATCAACAGCTACGAGCTGGACATTCTCTTCAGCTTCAGCTACGATCCTGACCTCATCTACACCAAGCAGACAAAGCTCGTGGACTGCGATGTTGTGTACCTCGGACTGTACACCCCTGACCTCATCGCAGCAGAGAACTCCTCGTACGTTCACGGAATCCTCAAGGCGGGATACATTCTCAACAAAGTTGACCGCGCAGAGGCCTACGTCGACTGGATTCTCGGTCAGCTCAACTATCTCATGGACAAGACCAAGAACATTGCTGAGGAGGACAAGCCCCACGTCATCATGACCAACTATCAGAACAGCTACCTCTCGGACGATGCCCGTACCAACATGACCCTGTACAACAAGAACGATCCTCAGGGACAGGCGGTCATAGTCGCCGGAGGACACAACGTCCTTCAGGATATCAGCGAGAGCGGCTACTCAGAAAAGGGAAAATACAGTCTGGCCGTACAATACGACGCTGTATTCAACGACGATCCCGCAGTATATGTGGATTACATCTTCTGCCACACCGTCGAATACACCTATGCCGGAACCGCGATGTCCGGAGTCTCTCACGGATACTGTACCAACGACTACTCTGACTTCGAGGTTGCATGGACCTACGCCAACAACAAGGAAATGGTCAAAGCCGAACTGGACGGCCCCGATTATCTGCACATCGACTCGGGAGACTTGAGGAACGGTTGCAGCGGAGGAGTTCTCCTGGCAGCGTACATCGCCAAGATCATCAACCCCGATATCTTCAGCGACCTGAACCCCTACAAGCTCCACAACAGCTACGTCAAGGAGTGGCTCGGAGTATCCGGATACGACGTCACGGAAGACGCTGTAGTCATCTACAAACAGCTTTGA